In the Bradyrhizobium guangzhouense genome, one interval contains:
- a CDS encoding caspase family protein: protein MGAVRLLALIFCSFWLACTSAQAERRVALVIGNSAYKNVPKLSNPVNDAALVGGMLKNAGLEGVYIKTDLNGIEMRKALRDFGARAREADVAIIYYAGHGIEFDGTNYLIPTDATLETDSDVLDETVALDRALFAVEPAKQLRLIILDACRDNPFAKTMKRTIAARGIGRGLAKVEPTSPNTMIAFAAKAGSTASDGDAKDSPFATALVDRLPTPGLDLRKAFGFVRDDVLKNTGYTQEPYIYGSLGGDDVALVPAKPVASPTTDDRDATMQRNYELALQIGTKPVWDAFIEKYPFGFYTALAKAQRDRLAAEEARVAATEKAKAAQEEKARLAAEGAKQVEQAKAAQQAKVAEQERITAELTKKAQEEKVAEAERIKAAAQAKAAEEAKAAEAPKAAKGEAEAESSSAAKAEKTAPDEKTEAELKVTEEKVAALAPADDKPASLSVPDLSRALQSELRRVGCNTEPVDGNWNAASQRALELFNKHAGTKLEVKTASADALDAVKAKTSRICPLVCEHGLRADGERCVKITCRSGYRINDDNDCEKIGEKRPLANREESKPKRDVERKDAESAPSKPQASGQMICGMAGCRPVAKGCRLEIKARSYGTSQPATVEVCN from the coding sequence ATGGGCGCGGTTCGACTACTCGCATTGATCTTTTGTTCCTTCTGGTTGGCCTGCACATCGGCTCAAGCCGAGCGCCGAGTTGCGCTGGTCATCGGCAATTCCGCTTACAAGAATGTGCCCAAGCTAAGTAACCCGGTGAACGACGCCGCTCTGGTTGGTGGCATGTTGAAGAACGCCGGGTTAGAGGGGGTCTACATCAAGACCGACCTCAACGGTATCGAGATGCGAAAGGCTCTGCGCGACTTTGGTGCGAGAGCGCGAGAAGCAGATGTCGCCATCATTTACTACGCTGGTCACGGCATCGAATTCGACGGGACTAATTACCTCATCCCGACTGATGCAACTCTCGAAACCGACAGTGACGTACTCGATGAGACCGTGGCGCTTGACCGCGCTCTCTTCGCCGTTGAGCCTGCGAAGCAGCTGAGGCTCATCATTCTGGACGCCTGCCGCGACAATCCCTTCGCTAAGACCATGAAGCGAACAATCGCTGCTCGTGGAATCGGGCGCGGTCTTGCGAAAGTCGAGCCGACAAGCCCTAACACTATGATCGCGTTCGCAGCGAAGGCAGGGTCTACGGCTTCGGATGGCGATGCAAAAGATAGCCCCTTTGCCACGGCACTCGTTGATCGACTGCCGACGCCGGGTTTGGACTTGCGCAAGGCGTTCGGCTTCGTCCGCGACGATGTCCTGAAGAACACTGGCTACACGCAGGAACCATACATTTACGGCTCGCTAGGCGGCGATGATGTTGCCCTCGTTCCAGCAAAGCCAGTGGCTTCGCCGACGACGGATGACCGTGACGCCACGATGCAGCGAAACTACGAGCTTGCGCTCCAGATCGGTACAAAGCCGGTGTGGGATGCCTTCATCGAGAAATATCCGTTCGGTTTCTACACCGCGCTCGCAAAAGCGCAGCGTGACAGGCTGGCGGCAGAAGAGGCGCGCGTCGCCGCCACCGAGAAAGCGAAGGCGGCGCAAGAGGAAAAGGCCAGGCTTGCAGCCGAGGGTGCAAAGCAGGTCGAGCAAGCCAAGGCGGCCCAGCAAGCCAAGGTGGCCGAACAAGAGAGGATTACCGCTGAACTCACCAAGAAGGCGCAAGAAGAAAAAGTAGCGGAGGCCGAACGCATTAAAGCGGCGGCTCAGGCCAAGGCCGCGGAGGAAGCGAAAGCCGCTGAGGCTCCAAAGGCGGCCAAAGGCGAGGCTGAGGCGGAGAGTTCCAGCGCGGCGAAGGCGGAAAAAACTGCCCCCGACGAAAAAACAGAGGCCGAACTGAAGGTGACCGAAGAGAAGGTCGCGGCCCTTGCACCGGCGGATGACAAACCGGCGTCGTTGTCGGTGCCCGATCTGTCGCGTGCTTTGCAGTCCGAACTGCGCCGGGTTGGTTGCAACACTGAGCCGGTGGATGGCAACTGGAACGCGGCCTCGCAGCGAGCGCTCGAGCTGTTCAACAAACACGCGGGAACCAAGCTGGAGGTCAAGACCGCAAGCGCCGATGCGCTGGATGCCGTCAAGGCGAAGACCTCGCGGATCTGCCCGCTGGTTTGCGAACACGGTTTGCGGGCGGACGGCGAACGCTGCGTGAAGATTACCTGTCGCTCGGGTTATCGGATCAATGACGACAACGATTGCGAAAAGATAGGGGAGAAAAGACCGCTGGCGAATCGTGAAGAGTCCAAGCCAAAGCGCGATGTAGAGCGGAAGGATGCGGAGTCTGCGCCGTCGAAGCCGCAAGCTTCGGGGCAAATGATTTGCGGCATGGCAGGATGTCGTCCGGTTGCAAAGGGCTGTAGGTTGGAAATTAAAGCCCGCTCTTACGGTACTTCCCAACCTGCCACTGTGGAAGTCTGCAACTGA
- a CDS encoding flavin-containing monooxygenase, whose amino-acid sequence MSAERHKTGAAGVPTVDIQALRARYRDERDLRLRSEGKAQYVEASGDFARYLDDPWADAGFTREPLSEETEVLVVGGGFGGLLCGARLRSAGINDFRIVEKAADFGGTWYWNRYPGAACDTESYIYLPLLEETGYMPVRKYARAPEIYEHSRRIGRHFDLYERALFQTVISRMTWQEQEGRWLVETDRGDRIRARFVILAGGPLSRPKLPGIPGIESFRGHSFHTSRWDYAYTGGSAEGGLDGLADKRVGIIGTGATSVQCVPHLGRSAKELYVFQRTPSAIGVRADRPTDRAWAESLKPGWQRERMDNFTAVISGEPFEQDLVQDGWTGLLGEILLAPRRQPQPVTSMEEALKVIEQADYRKMEEIRARVDAIVKDEAAAAALKPWYKAFCKRPCFHDEYLDTFNRPNVHLVDTKGRGVERITENAVVAGGKAHELDCLIYASGFEVGTDYARRMGFEVYGRDGVSLSERWRDGVKTMHGFYSRGFPNCFLIVTVQAGQSANFPHIIDEQSQHIAYVIAEARKRGARTLEPTLAAENAWVDEVVKAAVGRQTYLAECTPGYYNNEGVFDPVAARNSQYWRGPMAFLRLLATWRKEGNLDGLELSYGADANSQGAPLSA is encoded by the coding sequence ATGTCAGCGGAAAGACACAAGACCGGAGCAGCCGGCGTACCTACGGTCGACATCCAGGCACTGCGTGCGCGCTATCGCGACGAGCGTGACCTGCGCCTGCGCTCCGAAGGCAAGGCGCAATATGTCGAGGCATCAGGCGACTTCGCTCGCTATCTCGACGACCCCTGGGCCGATGCCGGGTTTACGCGCGAGCCCTTGAGCGAAGAGACCGAAGTGCTCGTCGTCGGCGGCGGCTTCGGTGGTCTTTTGTGTGGCGCGCGTCTGCGGTCGGCGGGTATCAACGATTTCCGCATCGTGGAAAAGGCCGCCGATTTCGGCGGCACCTGGTACTGGAATCGCTATCCCGGCGCTGCCTGCGATACCGAGAGCTACATCTACCTGCCGCTGCTGGAAGAGACCGGCTACATGCCGGTGCGCAAATATGCGCGAGCCCCGGAGATCTACGAGCACTCGCGCCGCATCGGCCGCCACTTCGATCTGTACGAGCGTGCGCTGTTTCAGACCGTCATCTCGCGCATGACATGGCAGGAGCAGGAGGGGCGCTGGCTGGTCGAGACCGATCGCGGCGATCGCATCCGCGCGCGCTTCGTCATTCTCGCTGGAGGTCCGCTGAGCCGGCCGAAGCTGCCGGGCATTCCCGGCATCGAAAGCTTCAGGGGGCACAGCTTCCACACCAGCCGATGGGACTATGCTTACACCGGCGGCAGTGCGGAGGGCGGTCTCGACGGTCTCGCCGACAAGCGCGTCGGCATCATCGGCACCGGCGCCACGTCAGTGCAATGCGTGCCGCATCTCGGCCGTTCGGCGAAAGAGCTCTACGTGTTCCAGCGCACGCCGTCCGCGATCGGTGTGCGCGCCGACCGCCCGACGGATCGCGCCTGGGCGGAAAGCCTGAAGCCGGGCTGGCAGCGCGAGCGCATGGACAATTTCACCGCGGTGATCTCAGGCGAACCGTTCGAGCAGGATCTGGTGCAGGACGGCTGGACCGGCCTGCTCGGCGAGATCCTACTGGCGCCGCGCCGTCAGCCCCAACCAGTGACCTCGATGGAAGAGGCGTTGAAGGTGATCGAGCAGGCCGACTATCGCAAGATGGAGGAGATCCGCGCCCGCGTCGATGCGATCGTGAAGGATGAGGCGGCCGCAGCGGCGCTCAAACCCTGGTACAAGGCGTTCTGCAAGCGGCCGTGTTTCCACGACGAATATCTCGACACGTTCAACCGTCCCAACGTGCATCTCGTCGACACCAAGGGCAGAGGCGTCGAGCGCATCACCGAGAATGCGGTCGTCGCTGGCGGCAAGGCCCATGAGCTCGACTGCCTGATCTACGCCAGCGGTTTCGAGGTGGGCACCGACTATGCGCGCCGCATGGGCTTCGAGGTCTATGGGCGGGACGGTGTCAGCCTGTCCGAGCGCTGGCGCGACGGCGTCAAGACGATGCACGGCTTCTACAGCCGCGGCTTCCCGAACTGCTTCCTGATCGTGACGGTGCAGGCCGGCCAGAGCGCGAATTTCCCGCACATCATCGACGAGCAATCGCAGCACATCGCTTATGTGATCGCAGAGGCGCGCAAGCGCGGCGCAAGGACGTTGGAGCCGACGCTCGCGGCCGAGAACGCCTGGGTCGATGAGGTGGTGAAGGCCGCGGTCGGCCGCCAGACTTATCTCGCCGAATGCACGCCCGGCTATTACAACAATGAGGGCGTGTTCGATCCGGTCGCGGCGCGCAACAGCCAGTACTGGCGGGGGCCGATGGCGTTTCTCCGGCTGCTCGCCACCTGGCGGAAGGAGGGCAATCTGGACGGGCTGGAATTGAGCTATGGCGCCGACGCGAACAGCCAGGGGGCTCCGCTCTCGGCATGA
- a CDS encoding lytic murein transglycosylase → MIEGKAVATAMIGAAALLLFLAPSAMAAQCGNGPGGFEAWKREFSAEAQGKGIGQTAISALMQTNYASATINADRSQHSFSLSLDQFLAKRGATTIVARGRSLKQSQAAMFASIEQRYGVPPGPLIAIWGMETGFGSQRGNQNMLSSIATLAYDCRRPEFFTEQLYAALKLVDRGMLSGSTRGSMHGEVGQTQFMPKNILAYGTGNLDVAANALSSTANFLKANGWRAGAGYQPGEPNFAAIQAWNAAGVYQKAIALMGRQIDGVAGQRPCVECSARRDWTSWRESCCFRELTARGLL, encoded by the coding sequence ATGATCGAGGGCAAGGCCGTTGCGACGGCGATGATCGGCGCGGCCGCGCTGCTGTTGTTCCTGGCTCCCTCGGCCATGGCTGCGCAATGCGGCAACGGCCCCGGCGGCTTCGAGGCCTGGAAGCGCGAGTTCAGCGCGGAGGCGCAGGGCAAGGGCATCGGCCAGACCGCGATCTCGGCGCTGATGCAGACCAATTACGCCAGCGCGACGATCAATGCCGACCGCAGCCAGCACAGTTTTTCGCTGTCGCTCGACCAATTCCTGGCCAAGCGCGGCGCGACCACAATCGTCGCGCGCGGCCGCTCGCTGAAGCAGTCGCAGGCAGCGATGTTTGCCTCGATCGAGCAGCGTTACGGCGTGCCGCCGGGGCCGCTGATCGCAATCTGGGGCATGGAAACCGGTTTCGGCAGCCAGCGCGGCAACCAGAACATGCTCTCGTCGATCGCAACGCTCGCCTACGACTGCCGTCGCCCCGAATTCTTTACCGAGCAGCTCTATGCAGCGCTGAAGCTGGTCGACCGCGGCATGCTGTCCGGATCGACGCGCGGCTCCATGCACGGCGAGGTCGGGCAGACCCAGTTCATGCCCAAGAACATCCTGGCCTATGGCACCGGCAATCTCGACGTCGCCGCCAACGCGTTGAGCTCGACTGCGAATTTCCTCAAGGCCAATGGCTGGCGTGCGGGAGCCGGTTACCAGCCGGGCGAACCGAATTTCGCCGCCATCCAGGCGTGGAATGCGGCCGGCGTCTACCAGAAAGCCATCGCGCTGATGGGCCGGCAGATCGACGGGGTGGCGGGGCAGCGGCCGTGCGTTGAGTGCTCCGCAAGGCGTGACTGGACGTCTTGGAGAGAAAGTTGTTGCTTTCGGGAACTGACGGCACGAGGTTTGCTTTGA
- a CDS encoding long-chain fatty acid--CoA ligase produces the protein MQGLMMDMPLLISGLIQYAADYHGEAEIVAREIEGDIHRYTYADAHPRIKRMALALTRLGMKQGDRVGTLAWNTHRHFEMFYAAPGMGYVLHTVNPRLFPEQLVYIVNHAEDRLLFIDRATLPIVEAISPQLKTVEAFVVMSSRERMPETKLANVHCYEELLEKESDTGFAWPEFDEKSASTICYTSGTTGNSKGVIYSHRAAILQTMTCCNFDFLPGHVEGVREVMMPMAPLFHGNGWNMPFTAPYTGSKLVLPGRNYEPDKLYELLEGEKVTLSAGVPSFWLILLDWLGRTGNKFSTLRATLSSGSAPPRAMVEKLKRNYAVDYVQAWGMTEALGCSMPGLRPGSEHLSEADFFDRRQVSGRACFGTTLRIVDDAGVELPRDGKTVGHLRARGPWVASGYMKLEEGLDRDGWLITGDMAVIDPQGHVTLTDRSKDVIKSGGEWISSIQLEDIALSHPDVLQAAVVAIAHEKWQERPLLLVVRKKGATVDGKTLLDHMRPRIASWWMPDAVEFLDEFPMTGTGKVLKSALREKFKAYRVA, from the coding sequence ATGCAGGGATTGATGATGGACATGCCGCTCCTGATCAGCGGCCTGATCCAGTATGCCGCCGACTATCACGGCGAAGCGGAAATCGTCGCGCGCGAGATCGAAGGCGACATCCATCGTTACACTTATGCCGATGCACATCCGCGCATCAAGCGCATGGCGCTGGCGCTGACGCGGCTCGGCATGAAGCAAGGCGATCGCGTCGGCACGCTCGCCTGGAATACGCATCGCCATTTCGAGATGTTCTACGCCGCGCCGGGCATGGGCTATGTGCTGCACACGGTCAATCCGCGGCTATTCCCCGAGCAGCTCGTCTACATCGTCAACCACGCCGAAGATCGCCTGCTGTTCATCGACCGTGCCACATTGCCGATCGTCGAGGCGATCTCGCCGCAACTGAAGACGGTCGAGGCGTTCGTCGTGATGTCCTCGCGCGAGCGGATGCCGGAGACCAAACTCGCCAATGTGCATTGCTACGAGGAACTGCTCGAAAAGGAGAGCGATACCGGCTTTGCCTGGCCGGAGTTCGACGAAAAATCCGCCTCCACCATCTGCTACACCTCGGGGACGACAGGCAATTCGAAGGGCGTGATCTATTCGCACCGCGCGGCGATCCTGCAGACCATGACCTGCTGCAATTTCGACTTCCTGCCCGGACATGTCGAAGGCGTGCGCGAGGTAATGATGCCGATGGCCCCGCTGTTCCACGGCAACGGCTGGAATATGCCGTTCACCGCGCCCTATACCGGCTCGAAGCTGGTGCTTCCCGGCCGCAATTACGAGCCCGACAAGCTCTATGAACTGCTCGAAGGCGAGAAGGTGACGCTTTCGGCCGGCGTGCCGAGCTTCTGGTTGATCCTGCTCGACTGGCTCGGCCGCACCGGCAACAAATTCTCGACGCTGCGCGCAACGTTGTCATCGGGCTCGGCGCCGCCGCGCGCGATGGTCGAGAAGCTCAAGCGCAACTACGCCGTCGATTACGTCCAGGCCTGGGGCATGACGGAGGCGCTGGGCTGCTCGATGCCCGGCTTGAGACCAGGATCGGAGCATCTCAGCGAAGCCGACTTCTTCGACCGGCGTCAGGTCTCCGGCCGCGCCTGCTTCGGCACGACCTTGCGCATCGTCGATGATGCCGGCGTCGAGCTGCCGCGTGACGGCAAGACCGTTGGGCACTTGCGCGCCCGTGGTCCATGGGTTGCCTCCGGCTACATGAAGTTAGAGGAGGGCCTCGATCGCGACGGCTGGTTGATCACCGGCGATATGGCCGTGATCGATCCGCAGGGCCACGTCACGCTGACCGACCGCTCCAAGGACGTGATCAAGTCGGGCGGCGAATGGATCTCCTCGATCCAGCTCGAGGACATCGCGCTGTCCCACCCCGACGTTCTGCAGGCCGCCGTCGTCGCCATTGCGCACGAGAAATGGCAGGAACGCCCTCTCCTTCTCGTCGTCCGCAAGAAGGGCGCGACCGTCGACGGCAAGACCCTGCTCGACCACATGCGCCCCAGGATCGCGAGCTGGTGGATGCCGGATGCGGTCGAATTCCTCGACGAATTCCCGATGACCGGGACCGGCAAGGTGCTCAAATCGGCGCTGCGCGAGAAGTTCAAAGCGTATCGCGTCGCGTAA
- a CDS encoding shikimate dehydrogenase family protein, whose protein sequence is MIPAPTGATRLYVIVGEPIAQVRSPAGVSAEFSARGHDGILVPVQVATDDLHDFLSVASRLKNLDGIVVTIPHKFACYQACASASDRAHFLRTANLMRRRTDGSWHGDMVDGLGFVGAARANGIDPRGMRALLVGAGGAGSAIALALVEAGVRELAIHDSASERRDALIDRLNGLGKAPVRAGTSDPAGFDFVANATPAGMKAGDPLPVDVIRLAPSAYCGCVITKPEISPFIAAARKLGCVTATGTDMYRQHQGIMVDFLPGTDGGR, encoded by the coding sequence ATGATCCCGGCTCCGACGGGGGCGACCCGGCTTTACGTCATCGTCGGCGAGCCCATCGCGCAGGTGCGCTCGCCCGCGGGCGTTTCCGCGGAATTCTCTGCGCGCGGCCATGACGGCATCCTCGTCCCGGTTCAGGTTGCGACCGACGATCTCCATGATTTTCTCTCAGTGGCGAGCCGGTTGAAAAATCTCGACGGCATCGTGGTGACCATCCCGCACAAATTTGCCTGCTACCAGGCCTGCGCCAGCGCGAGCGATCGTGCGCACTTCCTGCGCACTGCGAATCTGATGCGCCGCCGCACCGATGGTTCGTGGCACGGCGACATGGTGGACGGTCTTGGCTTCGTCGGCGCCGCGCGCGCGAATGGAATTGATCCCCGGGGCATGCGGGCACTTCTCGTCGGTGCGGGTGGGGCAGGCTCGGCCATTGCGCTGGCCCTGGTCGAGGCCGGCGTCAGGGAGCTCGCGATTCACGACAGCGCAAGCGAGCGCCGCGACGCACTGATCGACCGGCTCAACGGGCTCGGCAAAGCGCCCGTGCGGGCGGGTACATCCGATCCCGCAGGCTTCGATTTCGTCGCCAATGCCACGCCGGCCGGCATGAAGGCTGGCGATCCGCTGCCGGTCGACGTCATCAGGCTGGCGCCGTCGGCCTATTGCGGCTGCGTCATCACCAAGCCGGAGATCTCGCCCTTCATCGCGGCAGCCCGCAAGCTCGGCTGCGTCACCGCGACCGGCACCGACATGTACCGGCAGCACCAGGGCATCATGGTGGATTTCCTGCCCGGAACCGACGGCGGACGATAA
- a CDS encoding Clp protease N-terminal domain-containing protein, with translation MRDYRDAKTMAHTARVFLGDHGLKITNSQSLELIAKAFGAADWNTLAATIRDEVSTPRAEAATPSPATIDAGIRPRVPRFSSELERTLQRALAHGDARKHQYTTCEHLLLALTDDPNASKVMQACSVDLTALKKGLTDYIDNDLRPIVVKTGKSIGGSRPTAAFQRVMQRAEAHAEQMGQQEVTGNNVLVVIFAERLSPAVRMLYGQDMSAEDAANFIERGVAKRNGTAGP, from the coding sequence ATGCGCGACTATCGCGACGCAAAGACCATGGCCCACACGGCCCGGGTCTTCCTCGGCGATCACGGCCTGAAGATCACCAATAGCCAAAGCCTAGAACTGATCGCCAAGGCGTTTGGCGCTGCGGACTGGAACACGCTTGCTGCTACAATTCGCGACGAGGTCAGCACGCCTCGGGCCGAAGCGGCAACGCCATCACCCGCCACAATCGATGCAGGGATCAGGCCCCGGGTGCCTCGTTTCTCCAGCGAACTGGAACGCACCTTGCAGCGCGCTCTTGCTCATGGCGACGCGCGAAAGCATCAGTACACGACGTGTGAGCATCTGCTGCTCGCGCTGACGGATGATCCGAACGCGTCAAAGGTTATGCAGGCTTGCAGTGTCGATCTTACGGCACTCAAGAAAGGCCTGACCGACTACATTGACAATGATTTGCGACCCATCGTTGTCAAAACTGGCAAATCGATCGGTGGATCTCGTCCCACCGCAGCGTTTCAGCGCGTAATGCAGCGCGCGGAGGCGCACGCCGAACAGATGGGACAGCAGGAGGTCACCGGCAATAATGTGCTGGTCGTCATCTTTGCCGAGCGGTTAAGCCCGGCGGTGCGGATGCTTTACGGTCAGGACATGTCGGCTGAGGATGCAGCAAACTTCATCGAGCGAGGTGTCGCCAAACGAAATGGCACCGCCGGGCCTTGA
- a CDS encoding DUF1656 domain-containing protein produces the protein MRYVIDIYGVLVPALLLWIIVAYVLSAILRRLMQRFDLYRLVWHRALFDFAVFVCLLGGVVYLSEYLP, from the coding sequence ATGAGATACGTGATCGATATCTACGGCGTGCTCGTGCCGGCGCTCCTGCTCTGGATCATCGTCGCGTATGTGCTGAGCGCGATTTTGCGTAGGCTCATGCAGCGCTTCGACCTCTACCGTCTGGTCTGGCACCGCGCGCTGTTCGATTTCGCTGTTTTCGTCTGCCTGCTCGGCGGCGTGGTCTATCTCTCGGAGTATCTCCCATGA
- a CDS encoding efflux RND transporter periplasmic adaptor subunit, which yields MKGNVAWLGRLAVTAIVVIAALAVGRALWVYYLESPWTRDGRVRADVVQVAPDVSGFVTDVLVKDNQKVHRGDVLFRIDRERFALALRQADAAVAGHQATLDQANADLKRYTALTTDAVSQQKQEQVLATQLQAKAAFDAAVADRAVAQLNLDRSEVRASVNGVITNMDLRPGAYVSAGKGVMALVDSDTLHVEGYFEETKLARIRVGDRVRVRLMGEKATLSGHVESIAAGIEDRDRAEGASLLANVNPTFSWVRLAQRVPVRIALDPVPEAISLVAGRSATVEVLN from the coding sequence ATGAAAGGAAATGTTGCCTGGCTCGGCCGGCTTGCGGTGACGGCCATCGTGGTCATCGCGGCGCTCGCCGTCGGCCGCGCGCTCTGGGTCTATTATTTGGAATCGCCATGGACGCGCGATGGCCGTGTGCGTGCCGACGTGGTGCAGGTCGCACCAGACGTCTCCGGCTTCGTCACCGACGTGCTCGTCAAGGACAACCAGAAGGTCCATCGCGGCGACGTACTGTTCAGGATCGATCGTGAACGATTCGCGCTGGCTTTGCGGCAGGCCGATGCGGCTGTCGCCGGTCATCAGGCCACGCTCGATCAGGCCAACGCCGATCTGAAGCGCTATACTGCGCTGACGACGGATGCAGTGTCGCAGCAGAAGCAGGAGCAGGTGCTCGCGACCCAGCTTCAGGCCAAGGCCGCCTTCGATGCGGCGGTGGCCGATCGCGCGGTCGCCCAGCTCAATCTCGATCGCAGCGAGGTGCGGGCGTCCGTGAATGGCGTCATCACCAATATGGATCTGCGCCCAGGCGCTTACGTCTCCGCCGGCAAGGGCGTGATGGCGCTGGTCGACAGCGATACGCTGCATGTCGAAGGCTATTTCGAAGAGACGAAGCTTGCGCGCATTCGCGTCGGTGACAGGGTTCGCGTCCGTCTGATGGGCGAGAAGGCGACCCTGTCAGGCCATGTCGAGAGCATCGCCGCCGGTATCGAAGACCGCGACCGCGCCGAGGGTGCGAGCCTGCTTGCCAACGTCAATCCGACGTTCAGCTGGGTGCGGCTTGCCCAGCGCGTGCCGGTCCGCATCGCCCTCGATCCGGTGCCTGAGGCAATCTCGCTGGTCGCAGGCCGCTCGGCGACGGTCGAGGTGTTGAACTAG
- a CDS encoding glycoside hydrolase family 172 protein has protein sequence MAFSGLGLHLGNLSHLSNAQTRSISPENFTGEKGKGGMSVDGPAARQARDLGQGWKVSPYVVIEPGATFTLADIEGRGAIQQIWMTLARGRLRHSILRMYWDDQAQPSVECPAGDFFACGWEEFAQVSSLAVCVNPGRAFNCYWEMPFRKRARLTLENRSEEALTVYYQINYALTEVPEDCAYFHAQFRRTNPLPYKDVYTILDGISGRGHYVGTYMAWGVNNNGWWGEGEIKFFIDGDGEFPTICGTGTEDYFCGAYNFDPYVAHAGQGQSRYVEFTTPYAGLPQVIRPDGVYKSQQRFGLYRWHIPDPVRFQSDLRVTIQALGWLPGVKESKYLPLQDDIASVAFWYQTLPTAPFPRLPGPDYLEIG, from the coding sequence ATGGCGTTTTCCGGATTGGGCCTGCATCTCGGCAATCTCAGCCACCTGTCGAACGCGCAGACGCGGTCGATCAGCCCCGAGAATTTCACCGGTGAAAAAGGCAAGGGCGGCATGTCCGTCGACGGTCCGGCGGCGCGCCAGGCCCGCGACCTCGGGCAAGGCTGGAAGGTGTCTCCCTATGTCGTGATCGAGCCCGGCGCGACGTTCACGCTCGCGGACATCGAGGGCCGGGGCGCGATCCAGCAGATCTGGATGACGCTGGCGCGCGGGCGGCTGCGCCATTCCATCCTGCGCATGTATTGGGACGATCAGGCGCAGCCGAGCGTGGAGTGCCCGGCCGGCGATTTCTTCGCCTGCGGCTGGGAGGAATTTGCGCAGGTGTCGTCGCTCGCGGTCTGCGTCAATCCGGGACGGGCCTTCAACTGCTACTGGGAGATGCCGTTCCGCAAGCGCGCACGCCTCACGCTGGAAAACCGCAGCGAAGAGGCGCTGACCGTCTACTACCAGATCAACTACGCCCTGACCGAGGTACCCGAGGACTGCGCCTATTTCCATGCGCAGTTCCGCCGCACAAATCCGCTGCCCTACAAGGACGTCTACACCATCCTCGACGGCATCAGCGGCCGCGGCCACTATGTCGGCACCTACATGGCCTGGGGCGTCAACAACAACGGCTGGTGGGGTGAAGGCGAGATCAAGTTCTTCATCGATGGCGACGGCGAATTCCCGACGATCTGCGGCACCGGCACCGAGGATTATTTCTGCGGGGCCTACAATTTCGATCCCTATGTCGCGCATGCCGGCCAAGGGCAATCCCGCTATGTGGAGTTCACCACGCCTTATGCCGGCCTGCCGCAGGTGATCAGGCCGGACGGCGTCTACAAATCGCAGCAGCGGTTCGGCCTGTACCGCTGGCACATCCCCGATCCGGTCCGCTTCCAGAGCGACCTCCGCGTGACCATCCAGGCGCTGGGCTGGCTGCCCGGCGTCAAGGAATCGAAATATCTCCCGCTGCAGGACGACATCGCCTCGGTCGCGTTCTGGTACCAGACGCTGCCGACGGCGCCGTTCCCGAGACTGCCTGGTCCGGACTATCTGGAAATCGGGTAG
- a CDS encoding MaoC family dehydratase, with the protein MAQVAWFDDLTVGMRFKSPEVVVSEADIKRFAAEFDPQPMHLDHEAAKDTLFKGLAASGWHTAAIAMNLAIQTRPFGPHPLIGAGVDGLRWTIPVRPNDRLHLVGEVMSLTPSKSKPQGIALVKWTMFNQDGEEVYTFTPIAIVPRQA; encoded by the coding sequence ATGGCCCAGGTCGCCTGGTTCGACGATCTCACCGTCGGTATGCGCTTCAAATCCCCCGAGGTCGTGGTCAGCGAAGCCGACATCAAGCGGTTTGCCGCCGAGTTCGACCCGCAGCCGATGCATCTCGACCACGAGGCCGCCAAGGACACCCTGTTCAAGGGCCTGGCCGCCTCCGGTTGGCACACCGCGGCGATCGCCATGAACCTTGCGATCCAGACCCGGCCCTTCGGGCCGCACCCGCTGATCGGAGCCGGCGTCGACGGGTTGCGCTGGACCATTCCGGTGCGGCCGAACGACCGGCTGCATCTGGTCGGCGAGGTCATGAGCCTGACGCCGTCAAAGTCGAAGCCGCAAGGCATCGCGCTGGTGAAATGGACGATGTTCAATCAGGACGGCGAGGAGGTTTACACCTTCACCCCGATCGCGATCGTGCCGCGGCAGGCGTAG